The following is a genomic window from Nymphaea colorata isolate Beijing-Zhang1983 chromosome 3, ASM883128v2, whole genome shotgun sequence.
CAGCTTTTGTGAAAAAGAAGCATAGGATAGGGCAGGCAAATTAACCTCATTTTGTGGGCTTAATTGAAGCCTAATTGCTAGGGCAATCCATGGATATCAATAGAAACATGTCTATTTCAAGATTGATGACTTGCTTCTTTCTTTATCAGTTGCTTGTGAAAATAAAGTGCAGAGGCAACATAGTAATGATAAGACATACAAATACAAGTATTTATTGAAACGGGAATTTGTAGGACCTAAGTTTTCTCCAGAATCAGCCAATAAGATCATGGATTCTTGGTTAGATTAGCTCACGATCTTTGGGAGACAGATCCCAAGAAAATCAATTTATGATGGGAAACGGAGTAAATTATCGCACGATTTCCCACCCATTGAGAAAGCTGGAGAGAAGTGTTGACCTGCACTTTCACAGTTGACTGCATCAATATATGTACCGGGCAGATCAGCATCCCATGTGCAATTCTCAGCGTTTGCAGATCAGCATGGTGGGTAGACATTAATATTGAACATATTGATAGGGTCCCATGGAATCAAAGGACTGTCGACCTGGAGCTTGTGCTTGAAGCAATTAATCACTTGCGTGAAATGAATGAAGTGATAGTGACGCCGTTTTGTTTTTGTGTGAAGAGATAATCACGTGAACATTCATCGACTTACTTGCCAACATGTGGAACACGAAAACGTCGTCGTTTACTTTTGGCAACACGTGAAGCCTATGATCGCACTCTGTTGATtttcgttcttcttcttctcttcttgctaTCCATAACACAAAGGAAAATGATTAAGAAGTGATTGAATTTTCATGGAAGAGAACCACGTTTTGAAGTCGAGTAGGCGATCGATCTTTTATCCCCTACTGCCAAGATGGGAGTTTCTGTGGATTCTAGTGATTCTGATTACCTTTCTCCATGTCTTTCACCTTTTTCCTGCAGCCGACTTGCactttctctgttcttctttgtatctttctttttccttttttgttagttttcctTCTTCCGCTTGTTTTCCTTTGGTACCTTCCCAATTTTTGGTGGCACATCATATCACTTCACGCAAAAAGTTTTTCTCATAgcatccatctctctctttctctccctctccatgTGTGTGTACCACTCGTAATTATGTCATTTGATATCCCCACCTCTACTACCAAATTCGCCTAATCAGATCTATGGCAAATGCAAACCTGGGTTCGAAATTGGCTCTGGTACTAACTACAACGTCCCAACTGGCCAAAGGACACGAAAACTTGATCTGTATCAGTTAAACATAAGCGCTTATTATggaagtttttttatttgatctATTATACAACACCAACCAAACACAAAAACATCTGTATCTATTAAAATTTAAGCCccaaattttataaaagtgTTAAAGCGACGGATTCAATGTATTTCGTTTGATTAAATATCAAAGAAGATTTCGAAAAACATTCAGTTTGGATCCACCCTAGTGTAGTCTTTTACATAAAAGGACGGTGCCGACCGTCACTTGTGTATTAAATAACATTTTAAAGTAAGCCGTCAATTTCAaaactttgatatatttttcaCAGATATGTTTAATTAATTGCCTTCTCATGTGAAAAATAATTCCCCTTTCCGTCTCGATGATCCAAAATCTCCAGCGTGCTGGATACCAATTCGTGGTCTGcatcaaaaaattcaatggCGTATGAGGAGCATGTTTGAGATTGAGTCAAGACTTTTGAAAGCTAGCTGCAATTTCCTCTTATAATAATAATCTATAGGACAGTATTACCTTTCTTGACGCAGATGGAGACACATGCACGCACATGATATTTTCTATAAGAGTGTGAAAATATGATGCTCTGAAGCGGGTTTCCGTCTACTCCCAACAATGGAAGTCCAGTGCTCAAGGCCGAAGGTGGTTTTGGTGCCATATCCTGCGCAGGGTCATGTCTCTCCCATGGTTCAACTGGCGTCAGCCTTACACAGTCTTGGCTTCCAACCGATCGTCATCAATGCCCAATTCATGCACGATAGATTATTCAACAATGGCGTCGCTCGTGATGATCATGACAGTGGAGTTATGTTTCTCTCCGTTCCTGACGGCATCCACGGGGATCGACCTTGCGACTTTGTGAGCATCTTGTTCGCCATGGAGAATGTCATGCCCGCACACCTCGAGAAGATCCTTGAAAGCTTTGGCCACGGTGAGGAAGGAATTGTCTGTGTGGTTACTGATTTGTTGGCATCTTGGGCGATCCGAGTTGCCGAACAGCGCCGAGTTCCGGTTGCCGGGTTCTGGCCAGCCATGCATGCTACGTACAGTATTGTCAAGTCCATACCAGATCTCATCCAACAGTCTCTAATTTCATCCGTCGATGGTATGTTTAGATTCATTAGCTATCTTGTTTGGCAACATACCAATTAGATCTTTCATGTTCTTGATATAGTCTTGAATTGAGATTACCAAGGGGTTTGGCATAGCTGGTTGCCCAGCAGCTGATAAAGGGCCAGGCTGGTTTGCTTTTTGAGCCATTAACCTCTCTGCATCAGATGGGAGCAGTTTTTTCAgccataaaaggaaaaaacaaaaaacaaaaaaggcaaaagGTTACAAATGGGATGGATACAGTAGCCCGGACCTGAACCTAATTATTTGTTGGTAATTGTGTGCTAACATAGAACTGAAGCTCACAAGTGGTCGCCCGGACCTGAACCTAATTATTTTATGTCATTGTCGTTCCGACGTAGCTAGGTAGATCCACTTGACTAAGGTCTTCAATTCGAAAAATGCTCAAGAGTTTGATACCTAGAGCTTGTTTtctttgtcacaaacacaaaggCATCACAGAGATCTTTCCTAATTTCCAGGCACTTCATGCACCCGAATCCTTCTAGGACGGATTTGCACCTTcatctttctttgttaaaaCGATTAGAAAAGGTAAAGTAGGCAGCATCTTGTCTAATCTAGACGCGAGTTCTTCTACTCGATCACGTGaagtaaaattttatagttATTACAATAAGTTAAGAAAGTCGTTGGTTGTTCCGCCATCTTGTCTGTCTGATCTCCCTTAATTTATTGCAGGTGCTCCATTAGTGGAAGGAACGGTGAGCTTCCTACCTTCTGATCTTCCGAAGCTACGGCCAGAGCATCTACCATGGTACAGTCCAGATCCTGTTGTCCGTCTGGTCAGGTTCAAGTTCTGGTTGGAAGTCTTGCACAGGTCAAGCACCGTAAAATGGGTCCTAATCAACTCATTTGCAGCAGAAAATAGAGCACTTGGCATGGAGGCCAGACCAAATATTGATCCAATTTCTTCTCCACTAGACCCACATGTGT
Proteins encoded in this region:
- the LOC116249977 gene encoding UDP-glycosyltransferase 82A1-like, producing MEVQCSRPKVVLVPYPAQGHVSPMVQLASALHSLGFQPIVINAQFMHDRLFNNGVARDDHDSGVMFLSVPDGIHGDRPCDFVSILFAMENVMPAHLEKILESFGHGEEGIVCVVTDLLASWAIRVAEQRRVPVAGFWPAMHATYSIVKSIPDLIQQSLISSVDGAPLVEGTVSFLPSDLPKLRPEHLPWYSPDPVVRLVRFKFWLEVLHRSSTVKWVLINSFAAENRALGMEARPNIDPISSPLDPHVFHVGPLTRKVDHNLSMWEEDGSCTSWLAKQARGSVMYVSFGSWVKLSPQHHVVELAMALEATTWPFLWSLRAPWQAMLPTGFIERVGSRGKVVEWAPQREVLSSDAVGCFLTHCGWNSTLEAIIAGQPLLCWPVSGDEGINCEFIVKVWRVGTKLEGKGMDEIKEGMLKMIFQKEELKRNMEAMRERVLGIEGELMAEESLKSFRDIIMKKHRTKPDNVKAESLPRSGSLICPPLEGKS